The following proteins come from a genomic window of Heyndrickxia acidicola:
- a CDS encoding DEAD/DEAH box helicase, giving the protein MMKKKNLQEMLRFLKEDSAFKNKIRHWQTIEERPSQTVKLPDFIHDKIKNALMHRGIDSLYTHQETAFRYAMEGKSFVAVTPTASGKTLCYNLPVLQSIMEDPYARALYMFPTKALAQDQKSEVNEIIEEAGVPINSYTYDGDTASNIRQKVRKSGQIVITNPDMLHSAILPHHTKWVAFFENLKYVIIDELHIYRGVFGSHVSNVIRRLKRICHYYGSNPIFICTSATIANPLELAEKLTGKPMLLVDNNGAPSGRKHFVFYNPPVVNKPLNIRRSATLEVRDLAGELLKNKIQTIVFARSRVRVEIILTYLQELIKNKLGAKSIMGYRGGYLPTQRRRIEEGLRNGDIYGVVSTNALELGVDIGQLQVCIMTGYPGTIASAWQQAGRAGRRHGESLVLMVASSSPLDQYIIDHPEFFFEQTPETARINPDNLVILVDHVKCAAYELPFKEGDRFGDVELEDILEFLTEERVLHRNGTKWHWMNDAFPAHNISLRSASQENVVIVDISETANVKVIGEMDQFSAMTLLHDEAIYLHQGIQYQVEELDWEEKKAFVREIDTDYYTDANLAVNLSVLEIDKQASSSFSDIGYGDVMVRAMATIFKKIKFNTHENIGSGPIHLPEQELHTNGTWFSLKKEMPKEHLEQGLMGAAHALKAIVPLFVMCDPHDIHVVPQVKATHNEAPTIFLYDRYPGGIGLSQKVYENLSEIGSRAKEMIDSCPCTDGCPSCIGLEANGNQAKVAASELLEWMKDAAKE; this is encoded by the coding sequence ATGATGAAGAAAAAAAACCTTCAGGAAATGCTGCGTTTTCTTAAAGAAGATTCAGCTTTTAAAAATAAAATTCGGCATTGGCAAACGATTGAAGAGAGACCTTCTCAAACAGTTAAATTGCCAGATTTTATCCATGATAAAATAAAAAATGCCCTGATGCACCGAGGCATCGACAGTCTTTATACCCATCAGGAAACGGCCTTTCGTTATGCAATGGAAGGGAAGAGTTTTGTAGCCGTTACTCCAACCGCTTCTGGAAAAACACTTTGCTACAATTTACCGGTCCTTCAATCCATTATGGAAGATCCCTACGCCCGTGCCTTATATATGTTTCCAACAAAGGCTCTGGCACAGGATCAAAAAAGTGAAGTGAATGAAATCATTGAAGAAGCGGGAGTCCCAATCAACAGCTATACATACGATGGAGACACAGCTTCAAACATCCGGCAAAAAGTCCGGAAATCAGGCCAAATTGTTATTACAAACCCGGACATGCTTCATTCGGCAATTTTACCGCATCATACCAAATGGGTGGCTTTTTTTGAAAATCTAAAATATGTCATTATAGATGAACTCCATATATACAGAGGAGTGTTTGGGAGCCATGTATCGAATGTAATTCGGCGTCTAAAAAGAATTTGCCATTATTATGGAAGCAATCCCATTTTTATTTGTACTTCCGCAACAATAGCGAATCCACTGGAGCTCGCGGAAAAACTGACCGGAAAGCCTATGTTATTGGTCGATAATAATGGGGCTCCGAGCGGGCGTAAGCATTTTGTTTTTTATAATCCTCCTGTAGTCAATAAGCCTTTAAACATCCGGCGAAGTGCAACTTTAGAGGTAAGGGACCTTGCAGGAGAACTTTTAAAAAATAAAATACAGACCATTGTATTCGCAAGAAGCAGAGTGAGAGTGGAAATTATCCTGACATATCTTCAGGAATTAATTAAAAATAAACTGGGCGCAAAGTCCATCATGGGATACCGCGGCGGATACCTTCCTACCCAAAGGAGGAGAATAGAAGAAGGCTTAAGAAACGGGGATATTTACGGAGTAGTCAGCACGAATGCACTGGAGCTCGGAGTGGATATTGGCCAGCTTCAGGTATGTATCATGACGGGTTATCCCGGAACAATTGCGAGCGCCTGGCAGCAGGCAGGAAGAGCGGGACGGCGCCACGGTGAATCACTTGTTTTAATGGTCGCAAGCTCTTCTCCTCTTGATCAGTATATTATTGACCATCCTGAATTCTTCTTTGAACAAACACCTGAAACGGCCAGAATCAACCCTGATAATCTTGTCATCTTAGTGGATCATGTAAAGTGTGCGGCATATGAATTGCCTTTTAAGGAAGGGGACCGTTTTGGTGATGTGGAATTGGAGGATATACTGGAGTTTTTAACAGAGGAAAGAGTGCTTCATCGAAATGGTACTAAATGGCATTGGATGAATGATGCCTTCCCCGCACACAACATCAGTTTGCGTTCTGCCTCACAGGAAAATGTTGTGATTGTGGATATTTCTGAAACAGCCAATGTGAAAGTAATAGGAGAAATGGATCAATTCAGCGCGATGACTCTGCTTCATGATGAAGCCATCTATCTTCATCAGGGAATACAATATCAGGTTGAAGAGCTTGATTGGGAAGAAAAAAAAGCATTTGTCAGGGAAATCGATACGGATTATTATACCGATGCCAATCTTGCGGTGAATCTAAGTGTACTGGAAATTGATAAACAAGCAAGCTCCTCCTTCTCTGATATTGGGTATGGAGACGTAATGGTACGGGCTATGGCAACCATTTTTAAAAAAATTAAATTTAATACCCACGAAAATATCGGATCCGGTCCCATTCATCTTCCTGAACAAGAGCTTCATACCAATGGAACATGGTTCTCACTGAAAAAGGAGATGCCAAAGGAGCATCTTGAACAGGGTTTGATGGGAGCAGCACATGCATTAAAGGCGATTGTTCCTCTTTTTGTTATGTGTGATCCTCACGACATTCATGTCGTTCCGCAAGTAAAGGCGACACATAACGAAGCGCCTACGATTTTTCTGTATGACCGCTACCCGGGAGGAATAGGCTTAAGCCAAAAAGTATATGAAAATTTATCTGAAATTGGGTCTAGGGCAAAGGAAATGATTGATAGCTGTCCATGTACAGATGGCTGTCCATCCTGTATTGGCCTGGAAGCAAACGGAAATCAGGCAAAGGTGGCTGCATCTGAGCTTCTGGAATGGATGAAAGATGCTGCAAAGGAGTAA
- a CDS encoding ribonuclease H-like domain-containing protein, giving the protein MSLKNKLSRLKPHIARGKMDSLPEGEVSLIPANQKKEIPFLSVWEKEGVQPYYFDDNFCLVREVHYPITHQHGRYSFKAFLEAMSHWQAFSGSHPLSAKGFKPSDLFFFDTETTGLGGGAGNTIFLLGYAFFRQDKIILKQHILYEPGSEVPLYQSFLENINYTTLVTYNGKAFDWPQVKTRHTLVREHVPRLPQFGHFDLFHASRRLWKDRMKSVKLSNVEKEILKFERDGDIPGFLAPIIYFDFVERKDPEGLLGVIKHNEHDILSLITLYTHLTFQILQKDPGQTTVEKRLIGKWFHYIGEEETAVAALKEAADEQDLPAKHDLAFHLKRAGQYEEAGKLWLEVSESGERPIQKEACIELAKLYEHQFKELKKALDYTSLALAINDAEINEPLKPRLRFKKDAEKRKARLQRKGK; this is encoded by the coding sequence TTGTCATTAAAGAATAAACTAAGTCGTTTAAAGCCGCACATAGCCAGGGGAAAAATGGATTCACTGCCTGAGGGGGAAGTATCTTTAATACCAGCCAATCAAAAAAAAGAGATTCCTTTTTTAAGTGTTTGGGAAAAGGAAGGTGTCCAGCCATATTATTTTGATGATAATTTTTGCCTGGTCAGAGAAGTACACTATCCTATTACTCATCAGCATGGAAGATATTCGTTTAAGGCTTTTTTGGAAGCTATGAGTCATTGGCAGGCCTTTTCCGGCAGCCATCCACTATCTGCAAAAGGCTTTAAACCCTCTGATTTGTTTTTCTTTGATACAGAGACAACAGGATTAGGGGGCGGAGCCGGAAATACTATTTTTCTACTCGGATACGCTTTTTTTAGGCAGGACAAAATTATTTTGAAACAGCATATTCTCTACGAGCCGGGTTCGGAGGTGCCATTGTACCAAAGCTTTCTTGAGAACATAAACTACACCACGCTTGTGACCTATAATGGCAAAGCGTTTGACTGGCCTCAGGTTAAAACCAGGCACACCCTTGTAAGAGAGCATGTACCCAGACTCCCTCAGTTTGGTCATTTTGATTTATTTCACGCTTCCAGAAGGCTCTGGAAAGACCGCATGAAGTCGGTAAAACTCTCCAATGTGGAAAAGGAAATTTTGAAGTTTGAAAGGGATGGAGATATTCCCGGTTTTTTGGCTCCCATTATCTATTTTGACTTCGTCGAACGGAAGGATCCTGAGGGTTTATTGGGAGTTATAAAGCATAATGAGCATGATATTCTTTCCCTCATTACTTTATATACTCATTTGACTTTTCAAATTTTGCAAAAAGACCCCGGACAAACAACGGTGGAAAAAAGACTGATAGGCAAATGGTTTCATTACATTGGGGAAGAAGAAACCGCGGTTGCCGCATTAAAGGAAGCAGCAGATGAACAGGATCTACCTGCAAAGCATGATCTTGCTTTCCATTTAAAAAGAGCGGGGCAGTATGAAGAAGCAGGAAAGCTTTGGCTGGAAGTCTCAGAAAGCGGCGAAAGACCAATCCAAAAAGAAGCCTGCATTGAGCTTGCGAAGCTATATGAGCACCAATTTAAAGAGTTAAAAAAAGCCCTTGATTACACGAGCCTGGCATTGGCCATAAACGATGCAGAAATCAATGAACCTCTAAAACCAAGGCTGCGCTTTAAAAAAGACGCTGAAAAGAGGAAGGCAAGGCTTCAAAGAAAGGGGAAATGA
- a CDS encoding CotD family spore coat protein, protein MFPHHCGAKVLPAVVHPTKCCVTHSQETFIQPHIYPSHTTHVNHQVIQHQNYFPHTDSFVNEVNQVAAPPMAGPGFFPGGYPGGFPGGFPRG, encoded by the coding sequence ATGTTCCCTCATCATTGCGGAGCAAAAGTATTGCCGGCGGTTGTTCATCCTACAAAGTGCTGTGTGACGCACTCTCAAGAGACTTTTATCCAGCCTCATATTTATCCATCTCACACAACACATGTGAACCATCAAGTCATTCAGCATCAAAACTATTTTCCTCATACAGATTCTTTTGTAAATGAGGTAAATCAAGTAGCGGCGCCTCCTATGGCAGGTCCTGGATTTTTCCCTGGCGGTTATCCAGGTGGATTTCCAGGAGGATTTCCAAGAGGATAG
- a CDS encoding DUF1273 domain-containing protein: protein MAKVTAISGYKPFELGIYKNDHPAVKYIKTAIKRHLLNLLDEGLEWVLISGQLGVECWSAEVVLELQDEYPDLKLAILTPFLEQEEKWSDQNKEYYEMISAQADFYESISRQPYQSPSQFQVKNRLFLHKSDCLIMMYDEQQEGSPKYFLEEARKYKDTIQYDIRIIDFYELQVIMEEDQWNM from the coding sequence TTGGCAAAGGTAACAGCGATTTCTGGTTACAAGCCCTTTGAACTGGGAATTTATAAAAACGACCATCCTGCAGTGAAATATATCAAAACAGCGATTAAACGCCATTTGTTGAATTTGCTTGACGAGGGCTTAGAATGGGTATTAATATCGGGGCAATTAGGTGTAGAGTGCTGGTCTGCCGAGGTAGTGCTTGAGCTTCAGGATGAATATCCCGATTTAAAACTGGCTATATTAACTCCATTTTTAGAGCAGGAGGAAAAATGGAGCGATCAAAACAAGGAGTATTATGAAATGATTTCAGCCCAGGCTGATTTCTATGAATCCATTTCAAGGCAGCCTTATCAAAGTCCCAGTCAATTTCAAGTGAAAAACAGGCTGTTTCTACATAAAAGCGATTGCCTAATTATGATGTATGATGAACAGCAGGAGGGATCCCCAAAATATTTCTTGGAGGAAGCAAGAAAGTATAAGGATACTATCCAATATGATATTAGGATAATTGACTTTTATGAATTACAGGTCATAATGGAAGAAGACCAATGGAATATGTAA
- the gpsB gene encoding cell division regulator GpsB has product MLSDKVKLTAKDILEKEFKTAVRGYRQEDVDKFLDLVIKDYETFHQLIEDLQQENMRLKKQADEPMRRQPSQPMTGTTNFDILKRLSNLEKHVFGSKLND; this is encoded by the coding sequence ATGTTATCGGATAAAGTGAAGCTGACAGCAAAGGACATTTTGGAAAAAGAGTTTAAAACGGCTGTCCGCGGTTATAGGCAGGAAGATGTAGACAAATTTTTGGATTTAGTAATTAAAGATTATGAAACATTTCATCAACTGATTGAGGATTTGCAGCAAGAGAATATGCGTTTGAAAAAACAAGCTGATGAACCGATGAGAAGACAGCCATCACAGCCAATGACAGGCACAACCAATTTTGATATTTTAAAAAGGTTGTCCAATCTTGAAAAACATGTTTTCGGCAGCAAATTAAATGACTGA
- a CDS encoding THUMP domain-containing class I SAM-dependent RNA methyltransferase, protein MSTYTLIATAAMGLESLVAKEVKALGYECQVENGKVIYQGDHAAIARSNLWLRTADRVKIKVGEFRVSTFDELFEKTKALNWEQFLPENAEFPVQGKSVKSKLYSVPDCQAIVKKAVVERLKSHYKRVSWFEESGPLFKIEVSILKDIATITLDTSGTGLHKRGYRVGQGEAPLKETLAAALVQLTNWHPDRPFFDPFCGSGTIPIEAALIGQNIAPGFNRDFVSEAWNWIDNSVWNRARQEVEDLAKYDQPLNIVGTDIDHRMVETAKGNAVEAGFGDMIEFKQMQVTDFTTKDEYGVLVGNPPYGERLGDRMQVEKMYQAMGKAFEPFDTWSFYILTSNEKFEELYGKKATKKRKLFNGFIRTDLYQYWGKRPPKLQ, encoded by the coding sequence ATGTCTACATATACATTAATTGCTACAGCTGCAATGGGTTTGGAGTCTCTTGTTGCCAAGGAAGTAAAGGCACTGGGATATGAATGCCAGGTTGAGAATGGGAAGGTTATCTACCAAGGTGACCACGCAGCGATAGCCCGCAGCAATCTGTGGCTCAGAACGGCTGACCGAGTAAAAATTAAGGTCGGTGAATTTAGGGTTTCGACATTTGATGAGCTATTTGAAAAAACAAAAGCATTGAATTGGGAACAGTTTTTACCCGAAAATGCGGAGTTCCCTGTTCAGGGGAAGTCAGTTAAGTCAAAGCTTTACAGTGTCCCGGACTGCCAGGCCATTGTTAAAAAGGCAGTTGTAGAAAGGCTGAAATCTCATTATAAAAGAGTTTCCTGGTTTGAAGAGTCTGGACCATTATTTAAGATAGAAGTATCCATTTTAAAGGATATTGCTACGATTACGTTAGATACAAGCGGGACAGGTTTGCATAAGCGCGGATACCGTGTCGGTCAGGGGGAGGCACCTTTAAAAGAAACTCTTGCCGCAGCGCTTGTTCAGCTGACTAATTGGCATCCTGACCGTCCTTTTTTCGATCCTTTTTGCGGTTCAGGAACCATTCCGATTGAGGCAGCATTAATTGGCCAAAACATTGCCCCAGGCTTTAATCGTGATTTTGTCTCTGAAGCCTGGAACTGGATTGACAATTCAGTTTGGAATCGTGCCCGGCAGGAAGTGGAAGACCTTGCGAAATATGATCAGCCCTTAAATATCGTTGGAACAGATATTGATCACAGAATGGTTGAAACGGCAAAAGGAAATGCTGTAGAAGCTGGTTTTGGAGACATGATTGAATTTAAGCAAATGCAGGTGACCGATTTTACAACGAAAGACGAATATGGCGTTCTTGTTGGAAATCCGCCCTACGGAGAAAGGCTCGGTGACCGAATGCAAGTCGAAAAAATGTATCAAGCAATGGGAAAAGCTTTTGAACCATTCGATACCTGGTCCTTCTATATTCTAACTTCAAATGAAAAATTTGAAGAATTGTATGGAAAAAAGGCTACTAAGAAACGAAAATTATTTAATGGCTTTATTCGTACAGATTTATATCAATATTGGGGAAAAAGACCGCCTAAACTTCAATAG
- a CDS encoding ATP-dependent DNA helicase — MNRNLPFTISKNESFYERLGDWIGDVFYDILPEKGFELRDEQVYMAFQLEKAFKEKKVIFAEAGVGTGKTISYLLYAYCYARYKGMPAVIACADETLIEQLVKKEGDIEKLERALDIKMDVRLAKSRDQYLCLKKLEHAAGKSQEEKFKDIQRGLPKFVYGQASMLSFDRYGDRRDYPELTENDWNAVAWDPLQDCFSCELRHRCGQTLHREHYRKSADIIVCSHDFYMENVWTKEARKREGQLPLLPEASCVVFDEGHLLEIASQKALTYRISSEMLDRLLNRLTGNEVRDETLYLIEDALQLNEDFFRQMSYEAKEIKGSDRFELGKSKHLLEVANSLRKTIDSLTNQLVYESELFVLNEYDLKIVDEYLDQILYSLKLFIEDNKGIVWYEQNSSSQTLVIMPRLVADILREEVFTKNIPFVFSSATLSNKGDFSYISKSLGIDNYVSFTVDSPFDYEENMSIFIHEKANLEEKWNAILSQLNSAGGKSLILFHTKQAMQQFKEYVAAAGNLPFSVLFEGDSEISRLVEKFQREKETVLCSYHLWEGLDIPGESLSNVLIYSLPFPPHDPVFEARRKNSVSPFEEVDIPYMLLRLKQGIGRLIRTSADRGEVHIWTEKNQPIEVSNAVLDSFPVQPTFVK, encoded by the coding sequence ATGAATCGGAATTTACCATTTACTATATCAAAAAATGAATCATTTTATGAACGTTTAGGAGATTGGATTGGGGATGTATTTTACGACATCCTTCCAGAAAAAGGTTTTGAACTTAGAGATGAACAGGTCTATATGGCCTTTCAATTAGAAAAAGCGTTTAAAGAGAAAAAAGTTATTTTCGCTGAAGCAGGTGTAGGGACAGGAAAAACCATATCTTATCTCTTATATGCTTATTGTTATGCCAGATATAAAGGAATGCCTGCAGTAATTGCCTGTGCTGATGAAACGCTGATAGAACAGCTTGTTAAAAAAGAAGGGGACATTGAAAAGCTTGAGAGAGCGCTTGACATTAAAATGGATGTCCGTCTGGCAAAATCAAGAGATCAATACTTGTGCTTGAAAAAATTGGAGCATGCAGCGGGAAAATCTCAAGAAGAAAAATTCAAGGATATACAGCGCGGCTTGCCTAAATTTGTTTATGGACAGGCGTCAATGCTGTCATTTGATCGTTACGGGGATCGCAGAGATTATCCTGAGCTTACCGAAAATGATTGGAACGCTGTCGCATGGGATCCGCTGCAGGATTGTTTCTCCTGTGAACTAAGACATCGTTGCGGCCAAACACTTCACCGGGAACATTATCGTAAATCTGCGGATATTATAGTATGCTCTCATGATTTTTATATGGAGAATGTTTGGACAAAAGAGGCCAGAAAACGGGAGGGCCAGCTTCCGTTATTGCCTGAGGCCAGCTGTGTGGTCTTTGATGAAGGACATTTGTTGGAAATTGCCAGCCAAAAAGCACTCACATATCGAATATCTTCTGAAATGCTGGACAGGCTTTTAAATCGATTGACAGGAAATGAAGTACGGGATGAAACATTGTACTTAATTGAAGACGCCCTGCAGCTAAACGAGGATTTTTTCCGGCAAATGTCATACGAAGCGAAAGAAATTAAGGGATCCGACCGGTTTGAACTGGGCAAATCGAAGCACCTTTTAGAAGTCGCTAATTCATTGCGCAAAACAATTGATTCTCTTACAAATCAATTGGTGTATGAAAGTGAATTATTTGTCTTAAACGAATACGATCTCAAAATTGTAGATGAGTATCTTGATCAAATTTTATACTCTTTAAAGCTTTTCATTGAGGATAATAAGGGAATTGTTTGGTATGAACAAAACTCTTCAAGCCAGACGCTAGTGATCATGCCAAGACTCGTGGCAGATATTTTGAGAGAAGAGGTCTTTACTAAAAACATTCCATTTGTTTTTTCTTCTGCCACTTTATCAAATAAGGGAGATTTCTCTTATATAAGCAAAAGCTTGGGCATTGATAATTATGTCTCATTTACGGTTGATTCCCCATTTGATTATGAGGAGAATATGTCAATCTTTATCCATGAAAAAGCTAATTTGGAAGAAAAATGGAATGCGATACTAAGTCAATTAAATTCTGCTGGTGGCAAAAGTCTTATTCTGTTCCATACTAAACAAGCCATGCAGCAATTCAAGGAATATGTAGCTGCTGCAGGGAATCTGCCTTTTAGCGTTTTATTTGAAGGAGATTCGGAGATCAGCCGATTAGTAGAAAAGTTTCAACGGGAGAAAGAGACGGTTTTGTGCTCTTATCATTTATGGGAAGGGCTCGATATACCAGGTGAATCTTTGTCTAATGTTCTGATATATAGTCTTCCATTTCCTCCCCATGATCCTGTTTTCGAAGCAAGGAGGAAGAACAGTGTTTCCCCTTTTGAAGAAGTGGACATTCCATACATGCTTTTGAGACTCAAACAGGGGATTGGAAGATTAATCCGCACTTCAGCCGACAGGGGGGAAGTCCATATTTGGACTGAAAAAAATCAGCCTATAGAAGTTTCAAATGCTGTTCTAGACAGTTTTCCTGTTCAACCAACTTTTGTAAAGTAG
- a CDS encoding carboxypeptidase M32 produces the protein MTAQIQEIEREFLSYVKKIQAYTEALGLIYWDLRTGAPKNGVEQRAEVIGILSSEVFHMSTSEEMAAYIASLSTEQQQLSEITQKTLEECQKNYERNKKIPVNEFKEYVILQSKAESVWEEAKSKADFSLFEPYLEKIIDYKKKFIGYWGSGENKYDTLLDMYEPGMTVTILDQVFDDLRKSIVALLNQIEQSPNKPDTEFLYSHFPKDNQRDFSLEILSQMGYDFASGRLDETIHPFATGLNPGDVRVTTRYDENDFRTAVFGTIHEGGHALYEQNISKELIGSPLCGGTSMGIHESQSLFYENLVGRDYSFWKKNYSKLKEYANGQFDSVSLEEFYHAINESRPSFIRIEADMLTYPLHIIIRYEIEKGIFNDEIQVKDLPKIWDDKYEEYLGIRPSNDAEGILQDVHWAGGDFGYFPSYALGYMYAAQLKHAMLKDVPGFDEHLANGNLEPIREWLTAKVHQYGKLKKPLEILKDVTGEGLNAKYLIEYLQEKYTNVYQLQE, from the coding sequence ATGACAGCACAAATACAAGAGATAGAACGGGAGTTCCTTAGTTATGTAAAAAAAATACAGGCTTATACCGAAGCGCTTGGTTTGATTTATTGGGATCTGCGTACTGGTGCTCCTAAAAATGGTGTAGAGCAAAGAGCTGAAGTGATCGGCATTTTATCTTCTGAGGTTTTCCATATGTCAACTTCAGAGGAAATGGCAGCATACATAGCAAGTCTTTCAACTGAGCAACAGCAACTATCAGAAATTACTCAGAAGACATTGGAAGAATGCCAGAAAAACTATGAACGCAATAAAAAAATACCTGTAAATGAATTTAAGGAATATGTCATTCTTCAATCTAAAGCAGAAAGTGTATGGGAAGAGGCAAAATCAAAAGCAGATTTTTCATTGTTTGAGCCTTACCTTGAGAAAATAATCGATTATAAGAAAAAATTTATTGGATACTGGGGGAGCGGTGAAAATAAATATGACACCCTTTTGGATATGTACGAACCGGGTATGACAGTTACCATACTGGATCAGGTTTTTGATGATTTGAGAAAGTCCATTGTTGCGTTATTAAATCAAATTGAGCAATCTCCAAATAAGCCGGATACAGAGTTCCTTTACAGCCACTTTCCTAAGGACAACCAACGCGATTTCAGTTTGGAAATTCTGAGTCAAATGGGTTACGACTTTGCTTCGGGCAGGTTGGATGAAACTATACATCCTTTTGCAACAGGATTGAATCCAGGGGATGTAAGGGTTACAACACGTTATGATGAAAACGATTTTAGAACAGCTGTTTTTGGTACGATTCATGAAGGCGGCCACGCACTTTATGAACAAAATATATCAAAAGAGCTCATAGGGTCTCCTCTATGCGGCGGTACATCAATGGGTATCCATGAATCCCAGTCCTTGTTTTATGAAAATCTGGTTGGAAGGGATTACTCATTCTGGAAGAAGAATTATTCTAAACTGAAGGAATATGCAAACGGCCAGTTTGACTCGGTATCTCTTGAAGAATTTTATCATGCAATAAACGAATCACGGCCGTCATTCATTCGAATAGAAGCCGATATGCTGACGTATCCCCTGCATATTATCATTCGCTATGAAATTGAAAAAGGAATTTTTAACGATGAAATTCAAGTAAAAGATCTGCCTAAGATTTGGGATGATAAATATGAAGAATATTTAGGAATCAGGCCGTCTAATGATGCTGAAGGAATCTTGCAGGATGTCCATTGGGCAGGCGGAGATTTTGGTTATTTTCCTTCCTATGCACTTGGCTATATGTATGCAGCGCAGCTTAAACACGCGATGCTGAAGGATGTTCCTGGCTTTGATGAGCATCTGGCCAATGGCAACTTGGAACCGATCCGAGAGTGGTTGACTGCAAAAGTTCACCAATATGGAAAACTGAAAAAGCCGCTTGAAATCCTAAAGGATGTGACCGGTGAAGGACTAAACGCAAAATACTTAATCGAGTATCTGCAGGAAAAATATACAAATGTTTATCAACTGCAAGAATAA
- a CDS encoding xanthine phosphoribosyltransferase has product MKLLQKKIEEEGIVLSSNVLKVDAFLNHQIDPQLMKEIGKEFAYRFANEGITKILTIESSGISPALMAGLYLETPVIFARKKTSLTLINDLWTAEVHSFTKNETNKIAVSKHYLTERDRVLVIDDFLANGQAVLGLINIVQQAGSSLSGIGIVIEKSFQNGRMLLEEMNIRVESLARVKSLENGKVVFLEEEAVGI; this is encoded by the coding sequence ATGAAACTGCTGCAAAAAAAAATTGAAGAAGAAGGAATTGTATTATCATCGAATGTTTTAAAGGTTGATGCCTTTTTAAATCATCAGATAGATCCGCAATTAATGAAAGAGATTGGCAAGGAATTTGCATACAGATTTGCCAATGAAGGGATTACAAAAATCTTAACCATTGAATCGTCTGGGATTTCACCTGCGTTAATGGCAGGATTATATTTGGAGACTCCTGTTATATTTGCCCGTAAGAAAACCTCTTTAACACTAATCAATGACTTATGGACTGCAGAAGTTCATTCTTTTACAAAAAATGAAACAAATAAGATAGCTGTATCAAAGCACTATCTTACTGAAAGAGACCGGGTGTTGGTGATTGATGACTTTCTTGCAAACGGACAGGCTGTATTGGGGCTGATCAATATTGTTCAGCAGGCTGGCTCTTCACTTTCTGGTATTGGTATTGTCATTGAGAAATCTTTCCAAAACGGTAGAATGCTCTTGGAAGAAATGAATATTCGTGTAGAATCACTCGCTCGAGTAAAGTCTCTTGAAAATGGGAAAGTCGTTTTTCTTGAAGAGGAGGCTGTCGGTATATGA